Genomic DNA from Streptomyces sp. AM 2-1-1:
CCTCCATCAGTCCGAGACTGTTCTCCACGGCCAGCTCCCCCAGCGTCCGGGCGGAGTTGGCGACCGTGGCGGAGAGACGGCCGTCCTTCACCGCCTTGAGCCCCGTGTCGGTACCGTTGACCGTCACGATCTTGACGTGGGCGCCCGCGGCGTCGAAGACCTGCCGGGCGCTCAGCGCCATCTCCTCGTTCGCCACGAAGGCGTAGTCGAGATCGGGGTGGGCGTCGATCATGTCCCCCGCGACCTCAGCTGCTTTGCCGGGGTCGAACATCCCCGGGAGCTCCGAGACCACCTCCGCGTGGGCCGGGAGCGCCTCCTGGAATCCGGTGACCATCAGGTCCGACGCCGCGCCGGGGGCTCCCCCGATCACTCCCACCTTGACGTGCTGCCCGGCCGCGTCCTCCTCCACCCAGGCGGCGTCGAGCGCACCGAGGCGACGGAGGTCCACGACCACGGCCCCGAGTATCCCCGCCACGTTCTCGGCGTTCACCGAGGTGAGGAAGATCGGGATGCCGGCGGCTTCGGCCTTCGCGATGTCCACGTCGAGCGTGTTCACGTCCACGGTCTGGACGATCAGCGCGTCCACGCCCCGCGCCAGGAGGTCTTCGATGTGGGAGAGCTCGGTGACCGGGTTCTGCTCCGAGTTGGCGGCGATCAGGCGGACGTTCCGGGACGTCGCCGCCTGTTCCACCGCCTTCTGCAGGCAGGTGTGGAAGACGGTGTCGGCTCCGTTGACGAAGCCGATCGTCGTCGCCCCGTCGTCCTCGCCCTCGTCAGCGGTGGAACACCCCGCGAGCAGGGTGACCAGAGCGGCAGCGGCAGTCATCCGCCCGGGAAGACTGCGCGACGAAGAAGTCATGGAGCGGCCTTTTCTGCGGTGGGCGGATCGTACGAGGGGCGGTTGCCGCACGGCCGGCCGGGCACGGCAACGCACCCGCGCGGCAGGCATGGCCGAGTCGCCGTACGGACAGGTCCGAGAGGGCCGGTGCGAGCGCCCGGCCGCCCCGGGACCTCCGGCGGCGGCGCACAACGTAGCGCGCGCCAGGGCAGGTCGACCCCCGCACGGCGTGCAAGGTGTGCTTGCGGAATGCGGGATCGAGACGGGGCGGCATCGAGGAGGGCGGTCGCGGGAAGGGGCCGGTGCCGGGACGGGGCGAGTTCGGGAGGGCGGATTGTTCTCGGCAGGGCCGCGAGGGGCCTCGGCTGGACGGCGAGGGCGGGGTGCGGCCGGTGCGGCCGGAGCCGCCGCGCGCGGGCGGAGCGGCGTCCCGCCGGTCCCGGACACGGGGGAAAACCGGGTGGGGAGGTCGACTCCCGGAGAAGGACGTGTGCGGGGCCTCGACAGGCCGGCGTCGTGTCGTGGTCGGTCCCGTCGGCGACGGGCGGCCCCGGCCCTCACGCCGGGTCTCCCCGGGTCAGGCGGAGGACACCGGCAGGACGTCCGGGGACAGGGTGCCGACGCGGGCGGAGGCGGCGGTCGTTCGGCGGCGGTGGTGGCGCCGGCACAGCACCTCGTAACCGACTTCCTTCGCCGGGCGGTTGACGTCACCGACCACGACCTGTTCGCCCTCGACGACCATCTCCCCGTCCACCGTGCGGGCGTTGTGCGTGGCGCGGGCGCCGCACCAGCAGAGCGCCTCGACCTGGAGCTGCTCCAAGCGGTCGGCCAGTTCGATCAGGCGCTGCGAACCGGGGAAGAGCCTGGTGCGGAAGTCCGTGGTGATCCCGAAGGCGAACACGTCCATGCCGAGGTCGTCCACGATCCGGGCCAGCTGGTCGATCTGCCGCGGGGCGAGGAACT
This window encodes:
- a CDS encoding sugar ABC transporter substrate-binding protein — encoded protein: MTAAAALVTLLAGCSTADEGEDDGATTIGFVNGADTVFHTCLQKAVEQAATSRNVRLIAANSEQNPVTELSHIEDLLARGVDALIVQTVDVNTLDVDIAKAEAAGIPIFLTSVNAENVAGILGAVVVDLRRLGALDAAWVEEDAAGQHVKVGVIGGAPGAASDLMVTGFQEALPAHAEVVSELPGMFDPGKAAEVAGDMIDAHPDLDYAFVANEEMALSARQVFDAAGAHVKIVTVNGTDTGLKAVKDGRLSATVANSARTLGELAVENSLGLMEGGAVDKITSAPILLVTRENVDEAPAYCS
- a CDS encoding thymidine kinase, which codes for MPELVFFSGTMDCGKSTLALQIGHNRSARGLQGVIFTRDDRAGEGKLSSRLGLVTEAVEAADGMDLYAYVVNQLSKGGKADYVIVDEAQFLAPRQIDQLARIVDDLGMDVFAFGITTDFRTRLFPGSQRLIELADRLEQLQVEALCWCGARATHNARTVDGEMVVEGEQVVVGDVNRPAKEVGYEVLCRRHHRRRTTAASARVGTLSPDVLPVSSA